A genomic window from Flintibacter sp. KGMB00164 includes:
- a CDS encoding transketolase family protein translates to MNKIPMRDGYGKALLKLIGDGKPVVALDADVAKSTRTVWVRDQYPEHFLDMGIAEQDMVGTASGLALGGIIPFASTYGVFLAGRAWDQIRTTVCYNNLNVKLAGAHAGISVGPDGATHQALEDVALMRVLPNMTVVVPCDAVETEKATLALAEREGPCYIRFGREAVPVITDEDSPFEIGKANVLRDGKDAVLFANGAMVYEGLEAAKQLAGEGIDLMVVNLHTVKPLDQEAVVAAARKTGRVITAEEHQAAGGMGSAVAECLAQHYPVPMRILGMQDGFGESGAPDELMKRYGFSSDAIYQAVKDFVAP, encoded by the coding sequence ATGAACAAGATTCCCATGCGTGACGGATACGGCAAGGCCCTCTTAAAGCTCATTGGAGACGGAAAACCGGTGGTGGCGCTGGATGCCGATGTGGCCAAATCCACCCGCACGGTCTGGGTGCGGGATCAGTACCCGGAGCACTTCTTGGACATGGGCATTGCCGAGCAGGACATGGTAGGCACCGCCTCCGGTCTGGCTCTGGGCGGTATCATTCCCTTCGCCTCCACCTACGGCGTGTTTTTGGCCGGACGGGCCTGGGATCAGATCCGCACGACGGTGTGCTATAATAACCTCAACGTCAAGCTGGCCGGAGCTCACGCGGGTATCTCAGTGGGACCGGACGGGGCTACCCACCAGGCCCTAGAGGATGTTGCCCTCATGCGGGTGCTGCCCAATATGACGGTGGTAGTTCCCTGTGACGCGGTGGAGACGGAGAAAGCCACCCTGGCTTTGGCAGAGCGGGAGGGACCCTGCTACATCCGCTTCGGCCGGGAGGCGGTGCCCGTTATTACCGACGAGGACAGTCCTTTTGAAATTGGCAAGGCCAACGTACTTCGGGACGGTAAAGATGCAGTGCTCTTTGCCAATGGGGCCATGGTCTATGAGGGATTGGAGGCCGCCAAGCAGTTGGCAGGGGAGGGGATCGACCTGATGGTGGTCAATCTCCACACCGTCAAGCCGCTGGATCAGGAAGCCGTTGTGGCCGCAGCCCGAAAAACCGGTCGGGTCATCACCGCAGAAGAGCACCAGGCGGCAGGCGGCATGGGCAGCGCGGTGGCGGAATGCCTGGCCCAGCACTATCCGGTCCCCATGCGTATCCTGGGCATGCAGGACGGCTTTGGTGAGTCTGGCGCGCCCGATGAATTGATGAAGCGGTACGGATTCAGTTCTGACGCTATTTATCAGGCGGTAAAGGATTTCGTGGCACCATAA
- a CDS encoding beta-glucuronidase: MKNVSQAPRESISLQAQPAHLIRHVDERLMSYNIEMTEVTGGTFWKSYTAEQIAGTQEFLTVTALTDVTAMPELMQCYPPIDLTNKRLRELARQLGPAWVRVSGTWATKTYYDLDGVTGGKPPEGYANVLTGEQWIGVLDFVSYVGAKLLISVSNCAGDHPNGGALDLTQAKKIFDFSHHHGVDISAVEFMNEPNMLELSGAPKGYTAADYARDQDILYAWVRANYPKCLLVGPCTTGDPSVKSVKSKDFGAGIAALTKTCTTQELLEETQIPLDVFSYHCYNGVSERIAGVIPSAHWPGQMAHTDAYLAVAPACAKAHTALRDKFVPGGPMWVTESGDAGGGGNTWASTYLDVLRTLNELGSYGTITNGVIFHNTLASSDYGFLEPGSFLPRPNYYAVLLWNRLMGTAVYDCEAMNRDSAHVYCRSRKDGKPGAAYLIVNNSLTDALTVTLPKEAMRYTLHAQTMRSPTVLLNGKELTISGVCRIPELAAQRQPQGNALLAPGSCTFLIL, from the coding sequence ATGAAAAACGTAAGTCAAGCTCCAAGGGAGAGCATTTCTTTGCAGGCCCAGCCGGCTCACCTCATCCGCCACGTGGATGAGCGGCTGATGTCCTACAACATTGAAATGACAGAGGTGACCGGCGGTACGTTCTGGAAGTCGTATACCGCGGAGCAGATCGCCGGGACGCAGGAGTTTCTGACCGTTACAGCATTGACAGATGTGACCGCAATGCCGGAACTGATGCAGTGCTATCCCCCCATTGATCTGACCAATAAGCGTCTGCGGGAGCTGGCCAGACAGCTGGGTCCTGCGTGGGTCCGAGTATCGGGCACCTGGGCGACGAAGACATATTACGACCTGGATGGGGTGACCGGAGGGAAACCCCCGGAAGGTTATGCCAATGTTTTGACTGGCGAGCAGTGGATTGGTGTTTTGGACTTTGTGTCCTATGTGGGAGCAAAGCTCCTGATCTCGGTAAGTAACTGTGCCGGTGACCACCCAAACGGCGGAGCGCTGGATCTGACCCAGGCAAAAAAGATTTTTGACTTCAGCCACCACCACGGAGTGGATATCAGCGCCGTAGAGTTTATGAACGAACCCAATATGCTGGAACTATCTGGTGCGCCAAAAGGCTATACCGCTGCCGACTACGCCCGTGACCAGGATATCCTGTATGCGTGGGTCCGGGCTAATTACCCCAAATGCCTTCTGGTTGGTCCATGCACTACCGGAGACCCCTCTGTAAAAAGTGTGAAAAGCAAGGACTTTGGAGCAGGAATTGCCGCTCTGACCAAGACCTGTACTACGCAGGAACTGTTGGAGGAAACACAAATCCCTCTGGATGTGTTCAGCTATCACTGCTACAACGGGGTCTCAGAGCGGATCGCCGGAGTTATACCGTCTGCCCACTGGCCCGGACAGATGGCCCACACCGATGCATATTTGGCGGTCGCACCGGCCTGTGCCAAAGCCCATACGGCACTGCGGGACAAATTTGTCCCCGGGGGACCAATGTGGGTTACGGAATCAGGGGACGCCGGCGGAGGCGGAAATACCTGGGCCTCCACCTATCTGGATGTTCTGCGCACCCTGAATGAATTAGGCAGCTACGGTACGATTACCAACGGCGTTATTTTCCACAATACTCTGGCCTCCTCCGACTACGGCTTTCTGGAACCCGGCAGTTTTTTGCCCCGGCCCAACTATTATGCCGTTTTGCTCTGGAACCGATTGATGGGAACTGCAGTATATGATTGTGAGGCGATGAACAGAGACAGCGCCCATGTCTATTGCCGTTCTCGCAAGGATGGAAAACCAGGAGCGGCATATTTGATCGTGAACAATTCGTTGACCGATGCCCTTACCGTGACGCTTCCCAAAGAGGCCATGCGTTACACGCTGCATGCCCAGACGATGCGTTCTCCTACGGTTTTGCTCAACGGAAAAGAATTGACGATTTCAGGCGTTTGCAGGATTCCTGAGCTTGCTGCGCAGCGGCAGCCTCAGGGTAACGCTTTGCTTGCTCCGGGCAGCTGTACCTTCCTTATTTTATAA
- a CDS encoding transketolase: MDYQSLSSLCTQVRGDILNMTHKAGSGHPGGSLSAVELLVGLYFSGEMAVDASHPDWEERDRFILSKGHVAPVLYSVLARKGFFPVEELWTLRKLDSILQGHPHMGHTPGLDCSSGSLGQGLSIANGLALAFRMQGRDNRVYCLLGDGELQEGQVWEAVMTAAQHKLDNLCAMVDYNRVQLDGTLAEIKDLGDLAAKWRDFGWNVIELDGHDIQAVVEAYRQVKACKGKPTVLMANTIKGKGVSFMENDCNWHGNAPNAEQLRQALSELGLEGEQ; this comes from the coding sequence ATGGATTATCAAAGCTTATCATCCCTCTGCACCCAGGTGCGGGGTGACATTTTGAACATGACCCACAAGGCCGGCTCCGGCCATCCCGGCGGCTCTCTCTCGGCCGTGGAGCTGCTGGTGGGGCTCTACTTCAGCGGTGAGATGGCGGTGGACGCCAGCCATCCCGATTGGGAGGAGCGGGACCGCTTTATCCTCTCTAAGGGCCATGTGGCGCCGGTACTGTACAGCGTGCTGGCCCGCAAGGGCTTCTTCCCGGTGGAGGAGCTGTGGACCCTGCGCAAGCTGGACAGCATCCTCCAGGGTCACCCCCACATGGGCCACACCCCCGGGCTGGACTGCTCCAGCGGCTCTCTGGGCCAGGGGCTGTCCATTGCCAACGGCCTGGCCCTGGCTTTCCGGATGCAGGGGAGAGACAACCGGGTGTACTGCCTGCTGGGAGACGGCGAACTCCAGGAGGGCCAGGTGTGGGAGGCGGTCATGACGGCCGCCCAGCATAAGCTGGACAACCTGTGCGCTATGGTGGACTACAACCGGGTGCAGCTGGACGGAACTTTGGCCGAGATCAAGGATCTGGGCGACTTGGCTGCCAAGTGGCGGGACTTTGGATGGAATGTGATCGAGCTGGACGGCCACGACATCCAAGCGGTGGTAGAGGCCTACCGGCAGGTCAAGGCCTGCAAGGGGAAACCCACGGTGCTCATGGCCAACACCATCAAGGGCAAGGGTGTCTCCTTTATGGAGAACGACTGCAACTGGCACGGAAACGCCCCCAACGCGGAGCAGCTCCGGCAGGCACTTTCGGAACTGGGATTGGAGGGAGAGCAATGA